Proteins from one Sarcophilus harrisii chromosome 2, mSarHar1.11, whole genome shotgun sequence genomic window:
- the LOC100917819 gene encoding olfactory receptor 10A5-like: protein MAGRNWTTVSEFVLLSFSALQPQLQALLFLLFLTIELITLMGNALIILVTTADSGLHSPMYFFLRNLSLLEIGFNLVIVPKMLATLVAHDTSISFLNCAVQMYFFFFFGASECFLLAAMAYDRYVAICDPLRYPVIMSPKACVRLAAASWLSGLPVATVQTMWLFSFPFCGSNQVNHFFCDSPPVLKLVCADTALFEIYAIVGTILVVMAPCLLILGSYVCIGSTIIKMPSAEGKRKAFSTCSSHLLVVSLFYGSGSLTYFRPKSNNSPESKKMLSLSYTVVTPMLNPIIYSLRNKEVKTTLNHILHRSLGSRKH, encoded by the coding sequence ATGGCTGGGAGAAATTGGACAACAGTGAGCGAGTTTGTCCTCCTTAGCTTCTCTGCCCTGCAACCCCAGCTTCAGGCGTtgcttttcctactttttctgaCCATTGAACTTATTACCCTGATGGGCAATGCCCTTATTATACTGGTCACTACAGCTGACTCTGGCTTGCACAGTCCAATGTACTTCTTTCTCAGGAACCTGTCTCTCCTAGAGATTGGCTTCAACCTGGTCATTGTTCCCAAAATGCTGGCAACTCTGGTTGCCCATGACACAAGCATCTCTTTCCTGAACTGTGCGGTTCAgatgtatttcttcttcttctttggggCTTCAGAATGCTTTCTGCTGGCAGCCATGGCCTATGACCGCTATGTGGCCATCTGTGACCCCCTGCGCTACCCAGTCATCATGAGCCCCAAGGCTTGTGTGCGGCTGGCTGCTGCCTCCTGGTTATCGGGACTTCCTGTGGCCACAGTACAGACCATGTGGCTCTTCAGTTTCCCATTCTGTGGCTCTAACCAAGTAAACCACTTTTTCTGTGATAGCCCCCCTGTGCTGAAATTGGTCTGCGCAGACACAGCACTCTTCGAGATCTACGCCATTGTAGGAACTATTCTGGTTGTCATGGCCCCCTGCTTATTGATCTTGGGCTCTTATGTTTGTATCGGTTCTACCATCATCAAGATGCCTTCAGCTGAAGGAAAACGTAAGGCCTTTTCCACCTGTTCTTCCCACCTCCTTGTTGTCTCGCTTTTCTATGGATCTGGCAGCCTTACCTATTTCCGACCTAAGTCCAATAACTCCCCTGAGAGCAAGAAGATGCTGTCCCTATCCTACACAGTGGTCACCCCGATGTTGAACCCTATCATCTATAGCCTGAGGAATAAGGAGGTGAAGACCACACTTAATCACATTCTCCATAGAAGCCTAGGATCCCGGAAACATTGA
- the LOC100930220 gene encoding zinc finger protein 501 isoform X1: MSSVFLTAGSQESVTFKDVAVDFTWEEWEELDVDQRDLYKDVMLENYRNIISLGTQVSKPEVIFLLEQGKEPWMVKREIPRVICPGERYHKCDTCEKNFKHISRLIKHQRTCTEKKYTEINGYEKSFLQQTHHALNQNIYIGEKPHKCNECGKAFNRTAHLKLHQRIHTGEKPYQCNECGKTFNQNAHLTQHRKVHIRGDPYTCSECKKTFRHPSSLVQHQRIHTGERPYKCYECGLTFRLYVYLTLHQRIHTGEKPYKCNECGRTFRLRSILNQHQKIHTGEKPHKCNECGKAFSRISFLTGHQRIHTGENPYVCKECGKAFKQRSSLNQHRRIHTGERPYKCNICGRAFTGRTQFKQHYRRHTGERPYKCNECGKAFSGTPFLKRHQKLHTGERPYKCDKCEKTYRLEENLVQHQRIHSKVKPYKCIECGKAFAYRTCLTRHERIHNRDKSYESGKTPNQISYLTPSQRNTRKKSFQCTECGKAFSYSAAYIRHQKLHSGE; the protein is encoded by the exons ATGTCCTCTGTGTTCCTGACAGCTGGATCCCAG GAATCTGTGACATTCAAGGATGTGGCTGTGGACTTCACCTGGGAGGAATGGGAGGAACTAGATGTTGATCAAAGAGACCTTTACAAAGATGTAATGTTGGAAAATTACAGGAATATAATCTCACTAG GGACTCAAGTTTCTAAACCAGAGGTGATCTTCTTGTTAGAACAAGGGAAAGAGCCCTGGATGGTGAAGAGAGAGATCCCAAGAGTCATTTGTCCAG GAGAAAGATATCATAAATGTGatacatgtgaaaaaaatttcaaacatatttctCGTCTAATTAAACACCAGAGAACTTGTACAGAGAAGAAATACACTGAAATTAATGGctatgaaaaatcatttttacagcaGACCCACCATGCCCTAAATCAGAACATTTATATTGGAGAGAAACctcataaatgtaatgaatgtgggaaagcctttaatAGAACTGCACATCTTAAattacatcagagaattcatactggagaaaaaccctatcaatgtaatgaatgtggaaagactttcaacCAGAATGCCCACCTTACTCAGCATCGGAAAGTTCATATTAGAGGTGATCCCTATACATGTAGTGAGTGTAAGAAAACTTTCCGTCACCCTTCATCCCTTGTTCAACATCAACGAATTCACACAGGAGAGAgaccatataaatgttatgaatgTGGACTAACTTTCAGGTTATATGTATATCTTActctacatcagagaatccatactggagaaaaaccctataaatgtaatgaatgtgggagaACATTTAGGTTGCGTTCAATCCTCAAtcaacatcagaaaattcatactggagaaaaaccccataagtgtaatgaatgtggaaaagcctttagTAGAATTTCATTCCTTACTGGACATCAGaggattcatactggagagaatcCATATGTCTGTAaagaatgtgggaaggccttcaaACAGAGATCATCCCTCAACCAACATcggagaatccatactggagagaggCCCTACAAATGTAATATCTGTGGAAGAGCTTTCACTGGCCGGACACAATTTAAGCAGCATTACAGAAGGCATACTGGGGAGAgaccctataaatgtaatgaatgtgggaaagccttcagtggAACTCCTTTCCTCAAAAGACACCAGAAACTTCATACTGGAGAGAGACCTTATAAATGTGATAAATGTGAAAAGACATATAGGCTCGAAGAAAATCTTGTgcaacatcagagaatccattcTAAAGTGAAACCTTACAAATGTattgaatgtgggaaagcctttgcCTATAGAACATGCCTTACTCGACATGAAAGGATACATAATAGAGACAAATCCTATGAATCTGGGAAAACTCCTAATCAAATTTCATACCTTACCCCAAGTCAGAGAAATACTAGAAAGAAATCTTTTCAATGTAccgaatgtggaaaagctttcagtTATAGTGCAGCCTACATCAGACATCAGAAACTTCACAGTGGAGAATAG
- the LOC100930220 gene encoding zinc finger protein 501 isoform X2 yields the protein MLENYRNIISLGTQVSKPEVIFLLEQGKEPWMVKREIPRVICPGERYHKCDTCEKNFKHISRLIKHQRTCTEKKYTEINGYEKSFLQQTHHALNQNIYIGEKPHKCNECGKAFNRTAHLKLHQRIHTGEKPYQCNECGKTFNQNAHLTQHRKVHIRGDPYTCSECKKTFRHPSSLVQHQRIHTGERPYKCYECGLTFRLYVYLTLHQRIHTGEKPYKCNECGRTFRLRSILNQHQKIHTGEKPHKCNECGKAFSRISFLTGHQRIHTGENPYVCKECGKAFKQRSSLNQHRRIHTGERPYKCNICGRAFTGRTQFKQHYRRHTGERPYKCNECGKAFSGTPFLKRHQKLHTGERPYKCDKCEKTYRLEENLVQHQRIHSKVKPYKCIECGKAFAYRTCLTRHERIHNRDKSYESGKTPNQISYLTPSQRNTRKKSFQCTECGKAFSYSAAYIRHQKLHSGE from the exons ATGTTGGAAAATTACAGGAATATAATCTCACTAG GGACTCAAGTTTCTAAACCAGAGGTGATCTTCTTGTTAGAACAAGGGAAAGAGCCCTGGATGGTGAAGAGAGAGATCCCAAGAGTCATTTGTCCAG GAGAAAGATATCATAAATGTGatacatgtgaaaaaaatttcaaacatatttctCGTCTAATTAAACACCAGAGAACTTGTACAGAGAAGAAATACACTGAAATTAATGGctatgaaaaatcatttttacagcaGACCCACCATGCCCTAAATCAGAACATTTATATTGGAGAGAAACctcataaatgtaatgaatgtgggaaagcctttaatAGAACTGCACATCTTAAattacatcagagaattcatactggagaaaaaccctatcaatgtaatgaatgtggaaagactttcaacCAGAATGCCCACCTTACTCAGCATCGGAAAGTTCATATTAGAGGTGATCCCTATACATGTAGTGAGTGTAAGAAAACTTTCCGTCACCCTTCATCCCTTGTTCAACATCAACGAATTCACACAGGAGAGAgaccatataaatgttatgaatgTGGACTAACTTTCAGGTTATATGTATATCTTActctacatcagagaatccatactggagaaaaaccctataaatgtaatgaatgtgggagaACATTTAGGTTGCGTTCAATCCTCAAtcaacatcagaaaattcatactggagaaaaaccccataagtgtaatgaatgtggaaaagcctttagTAGAATTTCATTCCTTACTGGACATCAGaggattcatactggagagaatcCATATGTCTGTAaagaatgtgggaaggccttcaaACAGAGATCATCCCTCAACCAACATcggagaatccatactggagagaggCCCTACAAATGTAATATCTGTGGAAGAGCTTTCACTGGCCGGACACAATTTAAGCAGCATTACAGAAGGCATACTGGGGAGAgaccctataaatgtaatgaatgtgggaaagccttcagtggAACTCCTTTCCTCAAAAGACACCAGAAACTTCATACTGGAGAGAGACCTTATAAATGTGATAAATGTGAAAAGACATATAGGCTCGAAGAAAATCTTGTgcaacatcagagaatccattcTAAAGTGAAACCTTACAAATGTattgaatgtgggaaagcctttgcCTATAGAACATGCCTTACTCGACATGAAAGGATACATAATAGAGACAAATCCTATGAATCTGGGAAAACTCCTAATCAAATTTCATACCTTACCCCAAGTCAGAGAAATACTAGAAAGAAATCTTTTCAATGTAccgaatgtggaaaagctttcagtTATAGTGCAGCCTACATCAGACATCAGAAACTTCACAGTGGAGAATAG